In Lentibacillus sp. JNUCC-1, the genomic window GTTGCGTCATTATTGTCAAATTTGCCGGGCACAATTCCGACCTCATATACTTCATCATTGAGAGCCAGTGGAATTTGGTTGCGGTCAACGATATCACCACGCTCCGGGTTGGTTGTATTGATGGCGATTTCTCCGCCGTCTTTCAAATCTGGGAAAATAAAACCTGGATTCCATTGCACAAACCAATTCTTCTCATCTTCTTCACCCTCTTGAACGAGCGTTGCGGTGTACTCAAAATCGATCCCACCTGCAACAGTGTTCATCTTTACAGAAAAGGGGTAAACAGCTTCTCCGTCGTCTATCGCTTTCTCGAGTTTCTCTTCTTTTAGCGATGAGTAGGAAATCTCAAGATCTTCTACATTGATATCTTTGTATATTTTTTTATATCGATCTATAAATGCTTCCTTGTCTGTCGGTTCATAGGCATCAGTTGGTTGTGTTGCCTGTAATTGATACATCTTGTCAAAGTCCTGATTTTGCCATGAATCAACAAAGGTCTCAAACCTCTCATTCGGTGACGGTTCATCATTTGAACAGGCACCTAAAATCAACAGTCCCAAAAGAACTGCCCAAACAATCTTCCTAGTCATAACCAACCCCCCTGAAATATAAAAAATCTGATTTAAGAATAACATCCTCTATATTACTCAACAATGATATACACTCACACTTATCTGAAAAAGCACAAAAAACCATTTCACAACAAACACAGACTGCGATATGAAAAAATCAGCTATGTGTCACTGTTTATGAATTTGCCGAATTAAGGCATCTAGCTTTAGATGTTTGGAAAAAAGCCACTCTGAGAGCAGAATGGCTTTGGTTATTTGGCGTTCATATGTGTCGTAATCTCCTGATTGATACGATTGATTTCGGCGTCAGGAACAATGTAGTACCAAACAGAATTAATGGTTTGACCCTGTCCTTTGATTTCCATTGTGTGGATATCTTTACGTGTATCTCGATAATTGCTAAATAACTTTTGCATTTGATTTTTATCAAGATTGGTTTCAACGTTCGTACCCAGTATGTTGAGGATCTCTCCGATTTTTGTTATGCCATTGAAGCTGGCGGTTTCATCCATCGCAGCTTTTATGACATTTCGCTGACGTTCGTTGCGGCCAAGGTCACCTCTTGGATCACCCTTGCGCATACGGATATATTTTAGTGCTTCGTCACCGTTCAAATGGATATTACCTTTTGGAAAATCTGCACCGCCTTGGGAAAAGGCCATTGAGTTTGTGACGGTGACACCACCCAGAGCATCTATACCCTGCTTGAAACCCTCCATGTTAACTTTGGCGTAGAAATGTACAGGCAGATCGAATGTATTTTCTACTGTCTCCACCGCCAAAGGCACTTTACCGAAAGCATAAGCATGGTTGATTTTATCCTTGCCGCGTCCGGGAATATTCACATAAGTGTCGCGG contains:
- a CDS encoding LCP family glycopolymer transferase, whose amino-acid sequence is MNIPGRGKDKINHAYAFGKVPLAVETVENTFDLPVHFYAKVNMEGFKQGIDALGGVTVTNSMAFSQGGADFPKGNIHLNGDEALKYIRMRKGDPRGDLGRNERQRNVIKAAMDETASFNGITKIGEILNILGTNVETNLDKNQMQKLFSNYRDTRKDIHTMEIKGQGQTINSVWYYIVPDAEINRINQEITTHMNAK